CGCCAAAGGACGCAGCTTCAGACGATCGCTGAGACCTACCATCCCGGTGTCGTGGCCTGCGATGACCGCGAAGGGTCCGTTAAGCAGCGCTCCCGCGTAGGTGGTGCGCAGGGTCTTGAGCAGCCGCTTACGCTCCGGATCGCTGACCTCGTCGACCTGCTCCCACTCCGGTGGCGCCATGGCCAGTGACGCCATCTCGACACTCAGCCCATGCTTGCGGCACAGCAGGTCGAGCATGTAGCTGATGACTTCGGAGTCGGTGAAGAGTGTGCACTCGTACCCGAAGGACTTCACATAGCGCTTGTTGACGCCGTAGGAGGAGAGCTCACCGTTGTGGACGATGGACCACTCCAGCAGTCCGAAGGGGTGAGCGCCTCCCCACCAGCCACCGGTATTGGTCGGGAAGCGGGTGTGAGAGACCCACAGGTACGCCTGGTACTCGTCGAGCCGGTAATACTCGGCAATCGGCTCGGGGTAGCCGACGCCCTTGAAGATCCCCATGTTCTTGCCGCTGGAGGCCACGTAGCCGCCTTCCACGTCACGGTTGAGGCCCATGATCATGCTGACCATGTAGTCCTGCTCCGT
The sequence above is drawn from the Armatimonadia bacterium genome and encodes:
- a CDS encoding glutamine amidotransferase family protein translates to MHRLPRFKIPAACGTLGILDRSGKLFSSEEVVRGMANMHERGNGLGAGYVAYGIYPDHAQDYALHVMLLDSQAKDAVEEYLRSTCEIKHDEPIPTKQTATISDEPGLWRYFVQPRQDRLDLRKGRTEQDYMVSMIMGLNRDVEGGYVASSGKNMGIFKGVGYPEPIAEYYRLDEYQAYLWVSHTRFPTNTGGWWGGAHPFGLLEWSIVHNGELSSYGVNKRYVKSFGYECTLFTDSEVISYMLDLLCRKHGLSVEMASLAMAPPEWEQVDEVSDPERKRLLKTLRTTYAGALLNGPFAVIAGHDTGMVGLSDRLKLRPLAAAVKGDKAYLGSEEAAIWAAGGKPEQAWPVDAGKPVCFDLYSAS